Genomic segment of Actinomycetota bacterium:
TCGGGGACGGTGGCCGACGAGGTCGGGCTGCGGTCGGCGGTCCAGGCTGCCCCGTCCCACCACCGCATTCCCCCCTGGCCGGACGGGTCGGGGTACCAGCCGGCGGGGGCCAGGTTCACCACTGGGCCGGCCTGGCGCCCATCGGGGTGGCCGGCCCCGCAGCCATGGCGGGCCCGCTCGACGGGGACCCGGCCGAGACCTCGACCACGACGGCGTTGACCGACTTGTCGTGCCACGTCTGGCGGCGCCTGTCCCACAAGGGCGAGAGCAGGTTGAGCACACCGGGGAGGAAGAGCATCGCCCACAGCACGCCCGCGACCAGCCGGCGGGCGAAGGCCAGCCCGTAGCCGATGGGGGCGCCGGTGTCGGCGTCCTGGAGCCGCAGGCCCATGGCCATCTTGCCGACGGTCGCCCCCCGGCTGCCCTCCATGACGATGTAGTAGGCGAACGAGCCGGCGATGAGCACCGCCCAGACGGCCATCAGCAGCCCGGGGTTGGTGACGACGATCTCGTCGGTGACGGGGTCGACGGTCGCCGTGCCGCCGGCCAGCGTGAGCAGGATGCCAGAGGGGACGCTGAGCACCGCCCAGTCGATGAGAGCCGCGACGGCCCGCTTCCACCAAGGGCCGTAGGTCACCGACGACCACGTCGGCGAGGGCGCCGGCGAGGGCGTCGGCGGGGGCGGTGGTGGCGGGTAGGCCGTGGTGCCGGTGGCCGCGGCCGGGGGCGGGTAGTACGCGCCCGCCGGAGGTGGGCCGCCTTGGCGGTCAGACGCCACGGGCGGCGGCCAAGCGGCCCGCTCGGTCGCCTGGCGGTGGGCCGCGGCAGCCACGCCGGCCCACTGGGCGGCAACGTCACCGGTGCCCGGAGCGGCCTCGGGGGCCGGGGCCGCCGTAGCCGCAGGCGGGCGGGACCGGTCGAGTTCGGGGCCAGGGCGGGCGACCGGCGGGGCCTTCGGGCCGGCCGCGGGCGGCGGCGGGGTAGCGCGGGGTCGCCAACTCGAGGCCGGTGACGAGCCGGCAACCGGGGCGTCGGCGTTCTCGGCGGCCATGCGGCGGGCAGCCGCCGCCAGCAATGAGGCTGCGCCCCGGTCCTGGTCGTCCCCGCCCGGGCCTGGTCCCGCCCCGGGTGAAGCTGCGGGCCGCCGGCGAGGAGCGGGCCCGGGCCTGGGGGCTCCTCGGGGGGGTGTGGCGCGCCTGCGCCCGGTGTCGTCCATGTTCGTCTCCATCCGTCGCAGCGCGCCGCGCCGCCTCTCTGTGGCCGGCGGCGGCACCCTCGGCCGGTTGCCGCGACGTTCGCCGTTCCCGGTGGCTATCGGCGGGGCCGGCCGAGCGCTTTAGCCGGGGAGGGGGCCCGGCTGGCAAGGCCGTGAACGAAGGCGGCGGGGGCGGGCCGAGGGGAAGTGGCGGCAACTGGCCCGCAGCCGACCTGGTGCCGTGCCTCGCCCCCACCGCTTCGTCACCTGTTCAACGAACGGGGCCGGCCGGAGGTTTACCTGCCGGCCGCTGGAGTCAGGCCGGGCGGCGGGCGACCACGGTCACCAGGGGCGGGAGGACGACGGGGTCGTCGCCCGGGTCGGCCCCGGTCAGCTCGGCCAGGTAGTCACGCACCGGCCCGGCCCCGGCCCCGGCCTGGGACTCGGCCCAGGCGTCGACCACCACCAGGCCGGCTTCGGCGGCCAGGGCGGGCAGCAGGGCACCCACGTCGGGATGGCGGGCACCGGGCATCGACAGGGGGCGACCCCCCACCCGGCCCGCCGAGGTGACCGGTTCCTGGGCCACCACCCAGCCCCCGGGCCGCACGGCCTGGCCCATCCGGGCCAGGGCCACGACCGGTTCGACCACGTGCATGAGCAGGAACCGGCAGAAGGCCAGGTCGACCTGTTCGGGCAGCAGGAGCTCCTCGGCGGCCTGGGTGATGGCCACCACCTGGCTGTGGGCGGCCGCCGCCTCAGCCGCCGCGTCGCGGGCCGCGGGGTCGCGGTCGACGGCATAGACCCGCCCGTCGCGCCCCACGACCTCGGCCAGGGCCACGCTCACGTCCCCTCCGCCCGCCCCCACGTCGACGCACCGCCAGCCCTCGCGTAGGCCCAGGCGGTCGAGGGCGGTCGACAGCGGCCGGCGGTAGACATCGTTGCGGAGCCCTAGCTCGATCAGAAAAAATCCTCCACAGTGCTGGCGCTTCTCGCCCCACCCCGTCCACAATGAGTCGAACGACCTATTGACAACCGACGCCTGAGACAGCGGGTCGTGGCGACCAAGGAGGCCGGTACCGGTGCGAGTGGCAGAGCTGCAGATCTGGGAAGCCCCACGCGAGATGTGGCTTCGCTCGATGTTAGTGGTGGCCATCCTCGTACTCAACATCGGCGACATCGTGTCCACCGAGATGTCGATGGCCCGGGGTGGCATCGAGATCAACCCCCTGTCCGGCTGGCTGATCGAGAACGGGGTGCTGACCCACACCAAGATGTCGGTCGTGGCCTTCATCGCCGTGGCCGCCGCGGCTGCCGCCGGCCACCGCAAGGTGTCCAACCTCCTGTGGATGGTGGCCGGCTTCTACTTCGTGGTCGTGGGCGCCAACACCGTCCAGCTCCTGCTGTACGGGTAGCGAGGGTGCCAGCCGGCGCCGTCCACCCTGCGGCCCGGGGGTTCGACTCCAGCGCCGACGCCTACGAACGGGGCCGGCCCACCTACCCCCGGGCCGCGGCCGACGAACTGGTGGCCCGCCTGGGCCTGGCGCCGGGGTGCTCGGTCGTCGACGTGGCCGCGGGCACGGGCAAGCTGACCCGTTCGCTGGTGGGCCGGGGCCTGCGGGTGGTGGCCGTCGAGCCGTCGGGCCCCATGCGCGACCAGCTCAGGGCCTGGGCCGGGAGCGAGGTCGAAGTGCTCCACGGGGTGGCCGAGGCCCTGCCCGTGCCCAGCGGCTCGGTCGACGCCCTCGTGGCCGGCCAGGCCTTCCACTGGTTCGACGGCCAACGGGCCCTGGCCGAGGCCCATCGCGTGCTGCGCCCCGGCGGCGGGCTGGGCCTGCTGTGGAACGTGCGCGACCGGTCGGTGGGGTGGGTCGACCGGCTGGCGGAGATGACCGAGCCATACCGGGTGGGGGTGCCCACCTACCGCGACGGGCGGTGGCGGGCGGCCTTCGAGCACACGGCCCTGTTCACCCCCATCGAGCACCTCCGGTTCCCCCACGAGCACGAGGTCGACGCCGCCACCTTGGTCGATCGCATGGCCTCCATCAGCTGGATCGCCAACCTGCCCCACGGGGAACGGGAGGACCTGCTGGCCCGCGTCCGGGACTTGGTGGCGGGCCTAGGTGACCGGTTCCCGGTCCCCTACTACACCGACCTCTGGTGGTGCCGGTCCCTCCCCGACGTTCCGGCTTCTAGGGCCGGGTGAGCCGGGCGGCGGCCGTCTCGGCGTGGAGAACCTCGGCCCAAGCGGCGACCACCAGCGGCTCCCGTAGGGCGACCGCGTACTCGGCCTTGCTGCGCTCGCTGGCGAGGGTTGCGACCGCTCGAAGGGGCCCACGCCCAGGCTGCTGTAAGCCCGGTACCAGCACGACTCCGGCGACCACGACAGCCCGACGACCGTAGACCTCCCGTTCGGCAACTGCACAGAACGTACGTTGAGGACGGGACCTGATGTACGTTTGGGACGTGGACGTGGCTGTCACCGAGTTGCGGGCTCACTTGAGCGAGTGGATCGAGAGGGCGCGTGGGGGCGAGGAGGTGGTGATCACCGAGCGGGGGTCGCCGGTGGCCCGGCTGGTGGGCGTGGGCGCCGGCACCGTCCTCGATCGGTTGGCGGCCGAAGGGGTGATCGCCCCGCCAGGCCGTCCTGATCGGCCGCGGGCGTCGGGCCGGCCCCGGCCCCGGTCGGCCGGGTCGCTGTCCGAGGCGGTGAGCGAGCAGCGCCACTGAAGTGGCGCTCGTCTACTTCGACGCCAGCGCCCTCGTGAAGCTGGTCGTGGAGGAGGAGGGGAGCGCGCTGGCCGCCGCACTCTGGGACGGCTGCGACGCCGCCCTGTCGAGCCGGCTGGCGTACGTCGAGGTGCGGGCCGCGCTGGCCGCCGCCCGGCGATCGGGGAGCCTCGACGCTCGGGGCCTCGAGGACGCCGAGGGGTCGTGGGCGGGCTACTGGGAGGCCGTCCGGCCCGTGGAGCTGACCGAGGCCGTCCAGCGCCGCGCCGGGGACCTCGCGTTCACCCACTCCCTCAGGGGTGCCGATGCGCTCCATCTGGCCAGTGCGCTGGCCGTCGGGGCCGCCGAGCTCGTCGTGGCCGTGTGGGACCGGCGCCTCCACGCCGGCGCTCTGGCCGCCGGACTGGCCGTGGCCCCGGCCACCGTGGCCGGGGGCGGTCGGTAATGTGGCCCCGAGTGGCGAACAACCGGAGCAGGGGACCGACGGGCCAGGCGGCGGCCGCCACGTCCCCGCTCGGCGGCCCGGGTGGCCCGGGTGGGCCGGGTGGGGTGCGGGCGCCGTTCGACCAGGCCCGTTACCGGTCGGTGCTGGGCCACTACGCCACCGGGGTGACGGTGGTGGCGGCGGTCGAGGGCGGCCAGCCCATCGGGTTGTCGGTGAACTCGTTCACGTCGGTGTCCCTCGACCCGCCGCTGGTCTCGTTCTGCGCGGCCAAGGGTTCGTCGAGCTGGCCCCGGATCCGGGCCGCGGGCTCGTTCTCGGTAAACGTGCTGGCCGAGGACCAGGAGGTGCTGAGCCGGGTCTTCGCCACCCGAGGCGCGGACAAGTTCGCCGGGGTGCGGTGGCGGCCCGCGCCCTCGGGTGCCCCCCTCATCGAGGGGACGCTGGCCTGGGTGGAGGCTACGGTCGAGGCCGAGTACGAAGCCGGTGACCACGTGCTCGTGGTCGGCCGGGTCAGCGACCTGGACGTGGCCGGCGAAGGCCGTCCGCTCATCTACTACCGGGGGGGATATGGCCGGTTCGAGCCCTGAGGTGTCGCCGTCGCCGGTGATCGCCGGTGTGACGGTGGTGCGGCCCCTCAGCCACGCCGACGACCGGGGCCGGTTCACCGAGACGTACCGGCGGTCGTGGTTCCCCGAGGGCCGCGAGATGGTGCAGGGCAACTGTTCGGACAAGACGGCCGGCAGCTTGGTCGGGGTCCACTACCACCTGCACCAGGCCGACTACTGGTATGTCACCCGGGGCACGGCTCGGGTGGTGCTCCACGACCTGCGGGAAGGGTCGCCGACCGAGGGCGCCACCCTGGCCTTCGACATGAGCCGGGGCGGGACTGACGACATCGGGGTCTACATCCCCCCCGGCGTGGGCCACGGCTTCGCGGCCCTGACCGACCTCACCCTGACCTACCTGGTCGACGGGTACTACGACCCCGACGACGAGCTGGGCGTGCGCTGGGACGACCCCGCTCTGGGCGCCCACTGGGGCGTGACCGACCCGGTCATCTCCCGCCGCGACGAGCTCAACCCCCTCCGAGCCGACATCGCCCCAGACCGCCGCCCGGCGTTCTAACCGAGCGGGACGAAGGCGTCGGGGTCGGCCATCCAGCGGTCGACGGCGTCGGCTCCGACGAGCCGGGCCTGCACCCGGCCGTGGCGGTCGGCCAGCAGGGCGGTAGGGGCGCTGCGCACCGACATGGCCCCGGCCAGGTCGGCCTGGCGGGTGGCGTCGACCGTCACCAGCCGGGCGCCGGGGTCGGCAGCCCGCAGGCGCTGCTCGACCGGCCCGCACAGGGCGCAGTAGGGCGTGGTGAACAGGACCCACGTGCGCTCGGCCCCGGCCAGCAGGGCGGACGGCAGGGGAGGGTGAGCGGAGGGGCCGGCCTGTAGGGCGCGCTGGCGGGCCCGCCACATGACGGGGGCCACGGCGAACAGGGCCAGGAGGGCGATCACGATCGCGAGGCGGGTGGCCACCGGTCAGCCCGCCAACTGGATCTTGCGGCGCCGGGCGAACAGGAGCCAGATCTCGCAGCCCACGCACAGGCCGGTGGCCGCGGCCAGGCCGGCCAGGGCGGCCACCACCAGGGCCAGCGCCCAACCCGCACCTGGTGCTCCGGCCAGGAAGGCCACCGACGCAGCCACCAGGAACAGCACGCCCACGGCCGCCGCGAAGCGGGGCGGGCGGGGGTCCTCCATGTGCGCGGGCGGGCTCAGGCGGGGCCGGACCACGCTGGAGTACAGCCGCAGGAACGGCCCGTACTGCGGGCCGAAGGCGGCCCCCAGGAACAGCACCGCAGCGAACAGGGGGACGACGGCCCGGAAGTCGGCCAGGAAGCCGGCCAGCAGTGCGACGGTTAGCACGGCCTGGTTGAACCGCGGGCCGCGCGGGTCGATCGGCCGGGGAGGCGGGCTGGCTGCCATCGTCGGACAGTCTAAACCCGACTGGGCCGGTCAGCATTCCGATCTCGGCAATACGCTGCCCGGGTGCTCGCGGGAAAGGTGGCGGTGGTGCCGCTGGGGGGGCCGTGGGCCCCGGCCGTGGCCCGGCGCCTGGCCGCCGAAGGGGCGACCGTCGTGCTGGTGGTCACCGGCCCCGAGGCCGCCGAGGCCGGCCGGCTGGCGGCCGAGATCGAGGCCGCGGGCTCCGGCCGGCCCGCGGTGTTCGTGGGGGACGGCCCGGTCCACGGCGCCGATGTCGCGCCCGGCGCGGGCCCGGTCCCCGGCGCCGGCCCTGGCGCCAGCGGTCGCGGTGGGGGGGACGGGCTCGACGGGCTGGTGGAGATGCTGACCGAGCTGTTCGGTGGGGGCGGGGGAGCGGCCCGGCCCGGTGTCAGTTCTTGAAGTGGCGGCGGTAGGACTTGCCGAGGATGCGGGCTCGGCGCCGGGCCTCGGCCGGGTCGACGCCCGCCGACAGGTGACGCCAGTTGCGCAGGCGGTCCTCGTCGACCTGCCCGACGACGGCGCAGCCCGGTTCGGCGGCGTGGCGGCAGTCGCGGAACCGGCAGCCGGCGGCCAGCTCGTCGATGTCGGCGAAGGCGGCAGCCACGCCCTGGTCGACCTCCCACACGGCCAAGGCCCGCAGGCCCGGGGTGTCGATGATCACCCCTCCGTTGTCGAGGACCAGCATGTGGCGGTCCGAGGTGGTGTGCCGCCCCTTGCGGTCGCCGTCGCGGACATCCCCGGTGGCGGCCACCTCCGAGCCCGCCAGCCAGTTGGTGAGGGTGGACTTGCCCGCCCCTGACGGGCCCACGAGAACGGCCGTACGCACGGCCACCCCGCCTCCGGTCGCGTCCCCGGACAGGGCCGCGGCCACGGCCGCCGTCCCCTCACCGGTGAGGCCGTTCACGACGAAGACGTCGGCACCGGGGGCGGCCGAGCGCACGAGCGCCACCTGCTCGGCCAGGTCGGGGCATCGGTCGGGCTTGGTCAGCACCACCGCGGCCACGGCGCCGCTGTCCCAGGCCACCGCCAGCGTGCGTTCCAGGCGGCGCAGGTTCACGGCTGGGTCGAGGGCGGCCACGACCAGGACGAGGTCGACGTTGGCCGCCAACACCTGAGCCACCGGGCGCCCGGGGTCGCGCCGCACCAGGGCCGAGGTGCGCTCCAGCACGGCGGCGACCCGTTCGCCGTCGAGGGCCACCCAGTCGCCGGGCGCGGGCCGGCCCCGTTCGTTGACCAGGGCGGCGCCTGCGAAGGCGGCCCGTTCCCCCGACGCGGTGGCCACCCGGACCCGTTCGCGGCTGGACTGGACGACCCGGCCGGGCACGAGGCCGGCCCGCTCGTGGGGGGCGAACAAGCGAGAGAGACGGCTGTCCCAGCCGAGGCGGGACAGGACGGGATCGTTCAACTGAGGAGCTTTCCGGGAAAGGCCCCGTGGACGGGCCGGCAGGCCGCACGGCCT
This window contains:
- a CDS encoding DUF4395 domain-containing protein, translating into MAASPPPRPIDPRGPRFNQAVLTVALLAGFLADFRAVVPLFAAVLFLGAAFGPQYGPFLRLYSSVVRPRLSPPAHMEDPRPPRFAAAVGVLFLVAASVAFLAGAPGAGWALALVVAALAGLAAATGLCVGCEIWLLFARRRKIQLAG
- a CDS encoding flavin reductase family protein; the protein is MANNRSRGPTGQAAAATSPLGGPGGPGGPGGVRAPFDQARYRSVLGHYATGVTVVAAVEGGQPIGLSVNSFTSVSLDPPLVSFCAAKGSSSWPRIRAAGSFSVNVLAEDQEVLSRVFATRGADKFAGVRWRPAPSGAPLIEGTLAWVEATVEAEYEAGDHVLVVGRVSDLDVAGEGRPLIYYRGGYGRFEP
- the rsgA gene encoding ribosome small subunit-dependent GTPase A — encoded protein: MNDPVLSRLGWDSRLSRLFAPHERAGLVPGRVVQSSRERVRVATASGERAAFAGAALVNERGRPAPGDWVALDGERVAAVLERTSALVRRDPGRPVAQVLAANVDLVLVVAALDPAVNLRRLERTLAVAWDSGAVAAVVLTKPDRCPDLAEQVALVRSAAPGADVFVVNGLTGEGTAAVAAALSGDATGGGVAVRTAVLVGPSGAGKSTLTNWLAGSEVAATGDVRDGDRKGRHTTSDRHMLVLDNGGVIIDTPGLRALAVWEVDQGVAAAFADIDELAAGCRFRDCRHAAEPGCAVVGQVDEDRLRNWRHLSAGVDPAEARRRARILGKSYRRHFKN
- a CDS encoding RDD family protein, with product MDDTGRRRATPPRGAPRPGPAPRRRPAASPGAGPGPGGDDQDRGAASLLAAAARRMAAENADAPVAGSSPASSWRPRATPPPPAAGPKAPPVARPGPELDRSRPPAATAAPAPEAAPGTGDVAAQWAGVAAAAHRQATERAAWPPPVASDRQGGPPPAGAYYPPPAAATGTTAYPPPPPPPTPSPAPSPTWSSVTYGPWWKRAVAALIDWAVLSVPSGILLTLAGGTATVDPVTDEIVVTNPGLLMAVWAVLIAGSFAYYIVMEGSRGATVGKMAMGLRLQDADTGAPIGYGLAFARRLVAGVLWAMLFLPGVLNLLSPLWDRRRQTWHDKSVNAVVVEVSAGSPSSGPAMAAGPATPMGARPAQW
- a CDS encoding methyltransferase domain-containing protein yields the protein MWTGWGEKRQHCGGFFLIELGLRNDVYRRPLSTALDRLGLREGWRCVDVGAGGGDVSVALAEVVGRDGRVYAVDRDPAARDAAAEAAAAHSQVVAITQAAEELLLPEQVDLAFCRFLLMHVVEPVVALARMGQAVRPGGWVVAQEPVTSAGRVGGRPLSMPGARHPDVGALLPALAAEAGLVVVDAWAESQAGAGAGPVRDYLAELTGADPGDDPVVLPPLVTVVARRPA
- a CDS encoding DUF5658 family protein — encoded protein: MRVAELQIWEAPREMWLRSMLVVAILVLNIGDIVSTEMSMARGGIEINPLSGWLIENGVLTHTKMSVVAFIAVAAAAAAGHRKVSNLLWMVAGFYFVVVGANTVQLLLYG
- a CDS encoding type II toxin-antitoxin system VapC family toxin; translated protein: MALVYFDASALVKLVVEEEGSALAAALWDGCDAALSSRLAYVEVRAALAAARRSGSLDARGLEDAEGSWAGYWEAVRPVELTEAVQRRAGDLAFTHSLRGADALHLASALAVGAAELVVAVWDRRLHAGALAAGLAVAPATVAGGGR
- the rfbC gene encoding dTDP-4-dehydrorhamnose 3,5-epimerase; the encoded protein is MAGSSPEVSPSPVIAGVTVVRPLSHADDRGRFTETYRRSWFPEGREMVQGNCSDKTAGSLVGVHYHLHQADYWYVTRGTARVVLHDLREGSPTEGATLAFDMSRGGTDDIGVYIPPGVGHGFAALTDLTLTYLVDGYYDPDDELGVRWDDPALGAHWGVTDPVISRRDELNPLRADIAPDRRPAF
- a CDS encoding type II toxin-antitoxin system prevent-host-death family antitoxin, whose product is MDVAVTELRAHLSEWIERARGGEEVVITERGSPVARLVGVGAGTVLDRLAAEGVIAPPGRPDRPRASGRPRPRSAGSLSEAVSEQRH
- a CDS encoding thioredoxin family protein, with protein sequence MATRLAIVIALLALFAVAPVMWRARQRALQAGPSAHPPLPSALLAGAERTWVLFTTPYCALCGPVEQRLRAADPGARLVTVDATRQADLAGAMSVRSAPTALLADRHGRVQARLVGADAVDRWMADPDAFVPLG
- a CDS encoding class I SAM-dependent methyltransferase → MPAGAVHPAARGFDSSADAYERGRPTYPRAAADELVARLGLAPGCSVVDVAAGTGKLTRSLVGRGLRVVAVEPSGPMRDQLRAWAGSEVEVLHGVAEALPVPSGSVDALVAGQAFHWFDGQRALAEAHRVLRPGGGLGLLWNVRDRSVGWVDRLAEMTEPYRVGVPTYRDGRWRAAFEHTALFTPIEHLRFPHEHEVDAATLVDRMASISWIANLPHGEREDLLARVRDLVAGLGDRFPVPYYTDLWWCRSLPDVPASRAG